One window of the Rubinisphaera margarita genome contains the following:
- a CDS encoding acyl-CoA dehydrogenase family protein, with the protein MPEEKFSESIDTETLEQIAELAAETDQERCWPAAQLRSLTEAGVSRWDIPEHYGGLSTESTQMSRMYLDVSAACLTTSFVLSQRNAAVQRIVAAENEELKERLLPGLAAGETWATVGISHLSTSRQHLGTPSVAAREVAGGYVLNGFVPWVTGVRHADVLVSGGTLEDGRQVLVALPSETEGIQYGGTAEMLALTASATGNLNLENVFVEQWQVVAGPVEQVMKSGGGGTGSLTTSVIATGVAVRAVRALLDEAESRSDLEPEAKQFERECDRLVDDILATETGSTGSSEQCTPQSIRTRANSLVLRSAQAYLTAAKGSGFVSGHLAERTIRESMFFLVWSCPAPVAQSALREFACTPSWS; encoded by the coding sequence ATGCCCGAAGAAAAATTCTCTGAGTCGATCGACACCGAGACCCTCGAACAGATTGCCGAGTTGGCTGCGGAAACCGATCAGGAACGTTGCTGGCCAGCCGCTCAACTGCGGTCCCTGACGGAGGCCGGTGTTTCGCGTTGGGATATTCCGGAACACTATGGAGGCCTGTCGACGGAGTCGACACAGATGTCGCGGATGTACCTCGATGTCTCGGCGGCCTGCCTGACGACCTCGTTTGTCCTCTCACAACGAAACGCCGCTGTTCAGCGAATCGTGGCCGCTGAGAATGAAGAACTCAAAGAGCGATTACTGCCGGGACTCGCGGCCGGGGAAACCTGGGCAACGGTTGGGATCTCGCATCTCTCGACCTCCCGGCAGCATCTGGGAACTCCTTCGGTGGCAGCCAGGGAAGTAGCCGGCGGTTACGTGCTGAACGGATTCGTTCCCTGGGTCACCGGTGTTCGCCATGCCGACGTGCTGGTCTCGGGCGGCACGCTGGAGGATGGTCGCCAGGTTCTGGTCGCGCTTCCATCCGAAACCGAGGGAATCCAATACGGTGGCACAGCCGAGATGCTCGCGCTAACCGCCTCGGCGACCGGCAATCTGAATCTCGAGAATGTCTTTGTTGAGCAATGGCAGGTTGTCGCCGGCCCCGTGGAACAGGTGATGAAATCGGGGGGAGGCGGAACCGGATCGCTGACGACAAGCGTCATCGCCACCGGCGTTGCTGTGCGGGCGGTCCGAGCCCTGCTGGATGAAGCCGAGTCGCGTTCCGATCTTGAGCCCGAAGCGAAACAGTTTGAGCGCGAATGCGATCGGCTTGTCGACGACATCCTGGCCACGGAAACGGGGTCGACCGGCTCCAGTGAGCAATGCACGCCGCAGTCGATTCGGACGAGAGCCAATTCGCTGGTGCTTCGATCCGCTCAGGCGTATCTCACGGCTGCGAAGGGAAGCGGCTTCGTCAGCGGGCATCTGGCCGAACGAACTATTCGGGAGTCGATGTTCTTCCTGGTCTGGTCCTGCCCGGCTCCGGTGGCCCAGTCAGCCTTGCGGGAATTCGCCTGCACCCCCAGCTGGTCGTAG
- the bioD gene encoding dethiobiotin synthase, whose product MRGLFITGTDTGVGKTWIACQILHAMNQAGFSVGAYKPVCSGSLRDESGQQHWEDLDELAAATRYRFPLELIGPQRFAAAVAPPRAAGLEGRSVDEDLLVGGIEPWKKQVDYLLVEGAGGLLSPVSDTLSNLDLALKLGFPLLIVGRAGLGTINHSLLTIEVARSHGASLAGLLLNETTAEGSDLSRQFNVEDLSARTDCPVLGCWPFGGSATIDTNGLTVSVDWWNLFDLSLKVG is encoded by the coding sequence ATGCGTGGTCTGTTTATCACCGGAACCGATACCGGGGTCGGAAAAACCTGGATAGCCTGCCAGATTCTCCATGCGATGAATCAGGCAGGTTTTTCCGTAGGCGCTTACAAGCCGGTCTGTTCCGGAAGTTTGCGGGACGAGTCAGGTCAGCAGCATTGGGAAGACCTCGACGAATTGGCCGCCGCTACGAGATATCGCTTTCCGCTCGAACTGATTGGGCCGCAACGTTTTGCAGCGGCCGTTGCTCCCCCGCGGGCTGCCGGGCTCGAGGGCCGCTCCGTCGATGAAGATCTGCTGGTAGGGGGCATCGAACCCTGGAAAAAGCAGGTCGATTATTTGCTCGTCGAAGGAGCAGGGGGCCTTCTGTCTCCGGTTTCCGACACTCTGAGCAATCTGGATCTGGCCCTGAAACTTGGATTTCCCCTGCTGATTGTGGGCCGGGCGGGACTCGGGACGATCAATCATTCGCTGCTTACCATTGAAGTCGCCCGGTCTCACGGGGCGAGCCTCGCCGGTCTGCTTCTGAATGAAACGACAGCAGAGGGAAGCGATCTCTCCCGGCAATTTAACGTCGAAGATCTGTCGGCCCGCACGGACTGTCCGGTCCTTGGCTGCTGGCCATTTGGTGGATCAGCGACTATTGATACGAATGGGTTAACAGTCTCGGTAGATTGGTGGAACCTGTTCGACTTATCGCTCAAAGTCGGGTAA
- a CDS encoding lysophospholipase encodes MLDASRSAEVETRFRRGFRTTLSYPRALLGNYRLPELPYVTEERYARGLVLILPGIEGLSSLSHSLVHGLNDGGVSQALEIFDWTVTVKPGVFNLWLPNRSSRLAARIAEHIADYKAQHPDRPVSIIGHSGGGAMIPKTLEALAPGIEIESAVMIAPALSPGYDLAPALQRIRRQLFCYRSRLDWYFLGFGTWTMGTLDRRFGTSGGNRGFRVPCENDRERFEIYRQKYVEVPYRFSMIRDWHYGGHLSCMNRVFVERHIAPRIVPEISHPQDQRNDQAD; translated from the coding sequence ATGTTAGATGCGAGCAGGAGCGCCGAGGTCGAGACACGTTTTCGTCGAGGCTTCAGGACGACACTTTCCTATCCCCGGGCCCTGCTCGGTAACTATCGGCTGCCGGAGTTGCCCTACGTCACCGAAGAACGGTACGCGCGGGGGCTCGTATTGATTCTGCCGGGAATCGAGGGACTTAGCTCGCTATCCCATTCGCTGGTCCACGGACTGAACGATGGAGGCGTCTCTCAGGCGCTGGAAATCTTCGACTGGACCGTGACCGTCAAACCGGGTGTCTTTAATCTCTGGCTGCCCAACCGCAGCTCGCGACTGGCCGCCCGGATTGCTGAGCATATTGCCGACTACAAGGCTCAGCATCCCGACCGGCCGGTTTCAATCATCGGTCACTCCGGCGGTGGAGCCATGATCCCCAAAACACTTGAGGCACTTGCCCCCGGAATTGAAATCGAGAGTGCCGTGATGATCGCTCCCGCTCTCAGTCCCGGTTACGACCTCGCTCCCGCTCTGCAGCGGATCCGCAGGCAACTGTTCTGTTACCGATCGCGGTTGGACTGGTACTTCCTGGGGTTCGGCACGTGGACCATGGGAACACTCGATCGGAGGTTCGGCACCTCGGGCGGGAATCGCGGCTTCAGAGTGCCTTGCGAGAACGACCGCGAGCGATTCGAGATCTACCGGCAGAAGTACGTGGAAGTGCCGTATCGATTCTCGATGATCCGCGACTGGCACTACGGCGGCCATCTCAGCTGCATGAACCGCGTTTTCGTGGAGCGACACATCGCCCCCCGGATCGTGCCGGAAATTTCACATCCGCAAGATCAAAGAAACGATCAGGCCGACTGA
- a CDS encoding 3-keto-disaccharide hydrolase, with the protein MRFGMLSLVLGLLISAGCEAPAPPSESATSAPESTSATEPEVDMPIIEPDDFVPEEGYQALSFADFEPVLAEEDTWKGIEQSIVTTGEPKGYLQSKESYRNFTIRFEYRFLPRKGLSEEKKPLSNTGLLVYIAPEQKIWPESVEVQGKFSEMASVKANGGVPDVVIQDNQSAREMARKPVGEWNVIEAVSKDGALTTYINGTQICQSQPAARKEGFVGFQAEGFPLEIRRVRIAVQD; encoded by the coding sequence ATGCGATTCGGGATGCTCTCCCTCGTGCTCGGACTTCTGATCTCCGCCGGTTGTGAAGCCCCCGCTCCGCCGTCCGAATCCGCCACCTCAGCTCCGGAATCGACCTCCGCAACTGAGCCGGAAGTCGATATGCCGATCATCGAGCCTGATGATTTTGTTCCCGAAGAGGGATACCAGGCCCTTTCCTTTGCCGATTTTGAGCCGGTCCTCGCCGAAGAGGACACCTGGAAAGGCATCGAACAATCGATCGTTACCACCGGGGAACCCAAAGGCTATCTGCAGTCGAAAGAATCCTACCGTAACTTCACCATTCGATTCGAGTACCGTTTTCTGCCCCGTAAGGGACTGAGTGAGGAGAAGAAACCGCTCAGCAACACCGGGCTGCTGGTTTACATCGCGCCTGAACAGAAGATCTGGCCGGAGTCGGTGGAAGTTCAGGGGAAGTTCAGCGAGATGGCGTCCGTCAAAGCCAATGGCGGCGTCCCGGATGTCGTGATTCAGGATAACCAGTCCGCTCGCGAAATGGCCCGGAAGCCGGTTGGGGAGTGGAACGTCATCGAAGCCGTGTCGAAGGATGGCGCTTTGACCACCTACATTAACGGTACGCAGATCTGCCAGAGCCAGCCGGCTGCTCGAAAAGAGGGATTCGTCGGCTTTCAGGCCGAAGGCTTCCCGCTCGAGATCCGCCGAGTACGTATTGCAGTGCAGGATTGA
- a CDS encoding c-type cytochrome domain-containing protein, which produces MTAFLNSLRSVPLLLTLCGTAVLAEDAITPTPVELGREVTYDQDVAPVLKANCLACHNTTKSEGALNLETVAGMLKGGDSGAAIEPGDPDASYLYLVASRESEPVMPPLPNNMNAHKLTGAEVWKLKRWIELGAPEGEAAGHKSIIWTGMPSHLQPTYSMALFPREDRIALGRGNRLQVISLTDPQQLVELVDPELSVAHRDFVNAVAIHPQGRVIASAGYRNVKIWQQEPYQLVDQGSLNEAVSASGVSASGNAIVAIGPSGRIVYRSDAGFKSIDSGLAEAVAIAIDDAAGLIAVAHAAGITVIPAATPDQPVQITPPKPCVEIAFAASRLLTAHADGTLQLWEKPADQPQWTASGAEFKKNDSPIVALQVTGPSAALALSDDGNATLWDLEKRAANRGWAAGGDAVAVSVDSTGKSFATVHESGSVRVWDDQGKQVREFKQKIGRVVDHKSLERQVAVAKSLSTNATTLQKAATDDLKTRQTSVETTKKTLETTAMDLAKANTAHEKTVTELADADANLAKTPDADDLKKKQEAATKARDEALAKLNTAKEEHRRAETTLKLEQDALTRAEALLKERDANVKQTAERLTQLTADLAAAKKSMDEELAKSIAACFLDPQRLAVTTGQGEVAIWNLATGAPIGSASLKEWQPVVDVLDLPGGLLCGIQEQGQLTVVTLDAPWTLQARLGENQEPNPFIDRVTALAFSPDGTLLATGGGDPSRDGELQLWNWSAGQIAKTLEGAHSDVVLTVAFSEDGTHLASGSADKFVKVFRVPDGNQIASFEGHTEHVLDVDWAADGLTLSSASADQSVKVWNRLDGSQIRTITSFGKQVTGVKYIGVSDNLATSSGDKVVRMVTASNGRNYRSMSGSEQFLNAVAVTDDEGLVIAAGHDGVVRIWNGKDGKLLQTLPPAKAAE; this is translated from the coding sequence ATGACAGCTTTCCTCAACAGCCTGCGATCTGTTCCACTTCTGTTGACTCTCTGCGGCACGGCTGTGCTGGCCGAGGACGCCATCACTCCAACCCCGGTCGAACTGGGACGGGAAGTGACCTACGACCAGGACGTGGCTCCCGTCCTCAAGGCGAACTGTCTGGCCTGTCATAACACCACGAAGTCCGAAGGGGCTCTCAACCTCGAGACCGTTGCCGGAATGCTGAAAGGGGGCGACAGCGGAGCTGCCATCGAACCGGGCGACCCCGATGCCAGCTATCTGTATCTGGTGGCCAGCCGCGAGAGTGAGCCTGTAATGCCGCCGCTGCCCAACAACATGAATGCTCACAAGCTGACCGGAGCTGAAGTCTGGAAGCTGAAGCGATGGATCGAACTCGGCGCCCCTGAAGGCGAAGCGGCTGGTCACAAGTCGATCATCTGGACGGGCATGCCATCGCATCTGCAGCCGACCTATTCGATGGCTCTATTCCCACGGGAAGATCGTATCGCTCTCGGCCGGGGGAATCGGCTGCAGGTCATTTCACTGACCGATCCCCAGCAGCTTGTCGAACTGGTCGATCCGGAACTTTCGGTCGCACACCGGGACTTCGTGAATGCGGTCGCCATTCATCCGCAGGGCCGCGTCATCGCCTCCGCCGGATATCGCAACGTCAAGATCTGGCAGCAGGAACCCTACCAGCTCGTTGACCAGGGCTCGCTGAACGAAGCGGTTTCCGCATCGGGAGTTTCCGCGAGTGGAAACGCGATTGTCGCGATCGGTCCATCGGGACGAATCGTGTATCGCAGTGATGCCGGTTTCAAATCGATCGATAGCGGCCTGGCCGAAGCCGTCGCCATTGCTATCGATGATGCGGCGGGCCTCATTGCCGTCGCCCATGCGGCCGGGATTACCGTGATTCCTGCCGCGACTCCCGACCAGCCGGTTCAGATTACTCCCCCAAAACCGTGTGTCGAAATCGCTTTCGCCGCATCGCGCCTCCTGACAGCCCATGCGGATGGCACTCTGCAACTCTGGGAGAAACCGGCCGATCAACCTCAGTGGACCGCATCTGGAGCCGAGTTCAAGAAGAACGACTCGCCGATCGTGGCTCTGCAGGTAACCGGACCATCCGCGGCGCTGGCTCTCTCTGACGACGGCAATGCGACACTCTGGGACCTCGAAAAGCGAGCCGCCAACCGCGGCTGGGCTGCAGGCGGAGACGCCGTCGCGGTCTCGGTCGACTCAACCGGAAAGTCGTTCGCCACCGTTCATGAATCGGGTAGCGTGCGCGTCTGGGACGATCAGGGCAAACAGGTTCGCGAGTTCAAACAGAAGATCGGCCGCGTCGTCGATCACAAATCACTGGAACGACAGGTCGCAGTCGCCAAGTCGCTTTCCACGAACGCGACCACCTTGCAGAAGGCCGCAACGGATGATCTGAAGACGCGGCAGACATCAGTCGAAACCACGAAGAAAACTCTGGAAACGACCGCGATGGATTTGGCCAAAGCGAATACAGCTCATGAGAAGACAGTCACAGAGTTGGCTGACGCGGACGCCAACCTCGCGAAGACACCCGACGCTGATGATTTGAAAAAGAAGCAGGAAGCCGCCACGAAAGCCCGTGATGAGGCACTTGCGAAGTTGAACACTGCGAAAGAGGAACACCGTCGAGCCGAGACGACCCTCAAGCTTGAACAGGACGCTCTGACTCGTGCCGAAGCTCTCCTGAAAGAACGGGACGCAAACGTCAAGCAAACGGCCGAGCGTCTCACGCAACTCACGGCTGATCTGGCCGCGGCGAAGAAGAGTATGGACGAAGAACTCGCCAAGTCGATCGCCGCATGCTTTCTCGATCCACAACGCCTGGCGGTCACGACCGGTCAGGGAGAAGTCGCCATCTGGAATCTGGCGACCGGGGCACCGATCGGTTCCGCCTCTCTCAAAGAGTGGCAGCCGGTCGTAGATGTTCTCGATCTGCCAGGCGGACTGCTTTGCGGAATCCAGGAGCAGGGGCAACTCACGGTGGTGACGCTTGACGCTCCGTGGACGTTGCAGGCTCGACTCGGGGAGAATCAGGAGCCAAATCCGTTCATCGACCGCGTGACGGCTCTGGCGTTCTCACCGGATGGCACACTACTCGCGACCGGCGGAGGCGACCCGTCACGCGATGGCGAACTGCAGCTCTGGAACTGGAGTGCCGGACAGATTGCAAAGACGCTGGAAGGCGCCCACAGCGATGTCGTGCTGACGGTGGCGTTCTCCGAAGATGGAACCCACCTCGCTTCGGGTTCGGCGGACAAGTTCGTGAAGGTCTTCCGCGTGCCGGACGGGAATCAGATCGCGTCCTTCGAAGGGCACACCGAGCACGTGCTGGATGTCGACTGGGCCGCCGACGGACTCACGCTTTCGAGCGCTTCTGCTGATCAGTCGGTCAAGGTCTGGAACCGGCTCGATGGTTCGCAGATTCGCACAATCACCAGCTTCGGCAAACAGGTGACCGGCGTGAAGTACATCGGCGTCAGCGACAATCTGGCGACTTCAAGTGGCGATAAGGTCGTGAGAATGGTGACCGCCAGTAACGGTCGCAACTACCGCAGCATGTCCGGGTCGGAACAGTTCCTGAATGCCGTCGCCGTGACCGACGACGAAGGGCTGGTCATCGCAGCCGGGCACGATGGCGTGGTCCGAATCTGGAACGGCAAAGACGGCAAGCTGCTTCAGACGCTTCCGCCCGCGAAGGCGGCGGAGTAA
- a CDS encoding DUF1549 and DUF1553 domain-containing protein, with amino-acid sequence MTNALLSARLLRTVCTLSLSLVFLPAAYGNEPAGESLTIAEIRIGPDLIDDLNGAVTLRGADDRKQLIVTAQMRDGRNIDYTRDVTWTIEPPSLARVLGDGLILPLENGTGKLTIRTTLGVQAERPIVVSGLETTQAVNFKHEIVPIFTKLACNGGGCHGKASGQNGFKLSLLGFYPEDDYEYLVYESRARRLSPAAPAESLLLAKASGQVPHGGGSPLKPDSDEYRLLYRWIEQGMPYGSESDPVLTGIECFPKQRIMGTDVNQQVAVIATYSDGHTKDVTRTALFEPNVAEMAEVTPTGLVTTGQLSGEVAVMARYQGYVDTFRSTIPLGADTQSIPAPANLIDEAVFSKLKQLGIPPSAPATDETFLRRVYIDITGTLPTAEEAAAFVADSNPNKRSELIDRLLETPEYADLFTNKWSLLLRNRKQRPEDLYGVYAFYQWIWNSIYNNKPYDEMVREVITASGSIDQNPPVTWYREITDAEGLVEDCAQLFLGVRIQCARCHHHPFEEWSQDDYYGMAAFFSRIGKKTQAGNVNAKGRDRRVFHNFGTATAKNPKSGTAMKPCGLGGEPLELAPDQDPRVALADWMAEPDNPFFSRTLVNRYWKHFFGRGIVDPEDDMRATNPPANPELLDSLAQSFVDSGFDLKGLVRLICNSRTYQLSALPNEYNLKDKQNFSRYYPKRLSAESLYDALHQIADVPSQMNGLPAGYSALQMRDVSSAPYFLKVFGQPQGETACECERSGDASLAQSLHLLNSQEVQSKISDGRGRAAKLASDESRPHEERIKELYLWAYARQPREEELHAAVSYVKRDGIEPKVSYEDVIWALVNSKEFMFNH; translated from the coding sequence ATGACGAATGCTCTTCTGTCTGCACGACTGCTCCGTACGGTCTGCACACTCTCCCTGTCTCTGGTGTTTCTGCCCGCTGCCTATGGCAACGAGCCTGCTGGAGAATCGCTCACCATTGCTGAAATCCGTATCGGCCCGGATCTGATTGATGATCTCAACGGGGCGGTAACCCTTCGCGGAGCCGACGATCGTAAACAATTGATCGTCACCGCCCAAATGCGGGACGGTCGGAACATCGACTACACCCGGGATGTGACCTGGACGATCGAACCGCCTTCGCTGGCACGGGTCCTGGGCGACGGGCTGATCCTGCCCCTCGAAAACGGCACCGGCAAGCTGACCATTCGAACAACTCTCGGCGTGCAGGCGGAGCGGCCCATTGTCGTCTCCGGACTGGAAACGACGCAGGCAGTTAACTTCAAGCACGAGATTGTCCCGATTTTCACCAAGCTTGCCTGCAACGGGGGCGGCTGCCACGGCAAAGCGAGTGGACAGAACGGTTTCAAACTCTCCCTGCTCGGCTTCTATCCCGAAGATGACTACGAATACCTCGTCTACGAGAGCCGGGCGCGTCGACTTTCTCCCGCTGCTCCGGCAGAGAGTCTGCTTTTAGCGAAAGCAAGCGGTCAGGTGCCTCACGGCGGTGGAAGTCCTCTGAAGCCGGACAGCGACGAATATCGACTGCTCTATCGCTGGATCGAACAGGGGATGCCCTACGGCAGCGAGTCCGATCCGGTCCTGACCGGCATCGAATGCTTCCCAAAACAACGCATCATGGGAACCGACGTCAATCAGCAGGTCGCCGTGATCGCGACGTACAGTGACGGACACACAAAGGATGTCACCCGCACGGCTCTGTTCGAACCGAACGTCGCCGAAATGGCCGAAGTCACACCGACCGGGCTCGTGACAACCGGTCAGCTGAGTGGGGAAGTTGCTGTGATGGCCCGTTACCAGGGGTATGTCGACACCTTCCGTTCCACCATTCCGCTGGGAGCAGACACGCAGTCGATCCCCGCCCCGGCCAATTTGATCGACGAAGCGGTCTTCTCGAAGCTCAAGCAACTCGGAATCCCGCCCTCCGCTCCGGCCACCGACGAGACCTTCCTGCGTCGTGTTTACATCGACATCACAGGCACACTGCCAACAGCCGAAGAAGCGGCAGCGTTTGTGGCCGATTCCAATCCGAACAAGCGAAGCGAGTTGATCGACCGCCTGCTCGAAACTCCCGAATACGCCGACCTGTTCACGAACAAATGGAGTCTGTTGCTGCGGAACCGCAAGCAGCGTCCGGAAGATCTGTACGGCGTCTATGCGTTCTATCAATGGATCTGGAATTCGATTTACAACAACAAGCCTTACGACGAGATGGTCCGCGAAGTGATCACCGCGTCCGGCAGCATCGATCAGAATCCCCCGGTGACGTGGTATCGCGAAATCACCGACGCCGAAGGCCTTGTCGAAGACTGTGCCCAACTGTTCCTGGGCGTGCGGATTCAGTGTGCCCGTTGCCACCATCATCCGTTCGAGGAATGGAGCCAGGATGATTACTACGGCATGGCCGCCTTCTTCAGCCGGATCGGCAAGAAGACTCAGGCCGGCAACGTGAATGCCAAGGGACGGGATCGCCGCGTGTTCCATAACTTCGGAACGGCCACGGCCAAGAACCCGAAATCCGGCACGGCGATGAAGCCCTGTGGACTTGGCGGCGAACCTCTCGAACTGGCTCCCGACCAGGATCCGCGCGTCGCCCTGGCTGACTGGATGGCGGAACCGGACAATCCGTTCTTCTCCCGCACGCTGGTGAACCGGTACTGGAAACACTTCTTTGGTCGCGGCATTGTCGATCCGGAAGATGACATGCGGGCCACGAATCCTCCAGCGAATCCTGAACTGCTCGACAGTCTCGCTCAGTCGTTTGTCGACTCTGGCTTCGATCTCAAAGGGCTCGTCCGACTGATCTGCAACTCGCGGACGTATCAGTTGAGTGCGTTGCCGAACGAGTACAACCTGAAAGACAAACAGAACTTTTCCCGGTACTACCCGAAGCGGCTCTCTGCCGAAAGCCTCTACGATGCCCTGCATCAGATCGCGGACGTTCCGTCTCAGATGAACGGACTGCCGGCTGGTTACTCGGCTCTGCAGATGCGGGATGTCAGCAGTGCACCCTACTTCCTCAAAGTCTTCGGACAGCCGCAGGGAGAAACGGCCTGTGAGTGCGAGCGTTCCGGCGATGCCAGTCTGGCCCAGTCGCTGCACCTGCTGAACAGTCAGGAAGTGCAGAGCAAGATTTCCGACGGTCGCGGCCGAGCGGCAAAGCTGGCGTCCGACGAGTCTCGACCGCACGAGGAACGTATCAAGGAACTGTACCTGTGGGCGTACGCCCGACAGCCACGGGAGGAAGAACTTCACGCAGCGGTCAGTTACGTCAAACGCGACGGTATCGAGCCGAAGGTCTCCTATGAGGATGTGATCTGGGCGCTCGTTAACTCCAAGGAGTTCATGTTCAACCATTGA
- a CDS encoding FG-GAP repeat domain-containing protein produces MSARSQLILLLVLIPAIPLLAWASRPYLAPREPVPVIFSGGKSYPATEQPFLKTRIGPEPRGLPLITNVQIVDEDGDGQNEILVCDASLNQVTVYRRQGEQWKEEVLIPLVSAPAHVTPVDADGDGDLDMVVSVLGNIMPDDSVIGRVELFERTEEGFERHVILDTVRRIADVQPGDFDQDGDIDFAVAEFGYSRGAVRWLQNEGDFQYRDHELLNAPGTIHVPVADYDGDGDLDIAAIVSQDEEELWAFENAGDGTFTPRRLWYTVNLDLGSAGLVSADLDGDGDQDLILPAGDNLEDFDAYPQPYHGCYWFENQGDWTFEMHRISDLGGTYAAAAGDLDDDGDLDVALVSMTNDWYTPGTASVIWLENDGEQNFTSWQIDTDPIHLVTVTIGDINGDSRLDVVAGALNFRKPYERVGGVSAWLGQEKGGGR; encoded by the coding sequence ATGTCCGCGCGATCTCAACTGATCCTGCTCCTCGTTCTCATCCCGGCGATCCCGTTGCTCGCCTGGGCCAGTCGGCCGTATCTCGCTCCCCGGGAACCGGTCCCTGTGATCTTTTCCGGAGGCAAATCGTACCCCGCTACCGAACAGCCGTTCCTGAAGACGAGGATCGGCCCGGAACCCCGGGGGCTCCCGCTGATCACCAACGTGCAGATTGTCGATGAAGATGGTGACGGGCAGAACGAGATCCTCGTCTGCGACGCCAGTCTGAATCAGGTGACCGTTTACCGTCGACAGGGAGAACAATGGAAGGAAGAGGTACTGATTCCCCTCGTCTCCGCACCGGCTCATGTGACGCCGGTTGATGCGGATGGCGACGGCGATCTTGATATGGTCGTTTCTGTTCTCGGGAACATCATGCCGGACGACTCGGTGATCGGCCGCGTTGAACTGTTCGAGCGAACCGAAGAGGGATTCGAGCGGCACGTCATTCTCGACACTGTTCGACGGATCGCCGATGTCCAGCCGGGAGATTTCGATCAGGATGGCGACATCGACTTTGCCGTCGCTGAGTTCGGATACAGTCGTGGCGCGGTTCGCTGGCTGCAGAATGAAGGGGACTTTCAGTACCGCGATCATGAACTTCTGAATGCTCCGGGGACGATTCACGTTCCGGTTGCCGATTATGATGGCGATGGCGATCTGGATATCGCGGCGATCGTGTCTCAGGACGAAGAAGAACTCTGGGCGTTCGAGAACGCCGGCGACGGAACCTTCACGCCGCGACGACTGTGGTACACCGTTAACCTCGATCTCGGCAGCGCCGGGCTGGTGAGTGCCGACCTGGACGGTGATGGAGATCAGGACCTGATTCTGCCGGCCGGCGATAACCTCGAAGACTTCGACGCCTACCCTCAGCCTTATCACGGCTGCTACTGGTTCGAGAATCAGGGGGACTGGACGTTCGAGATGCATCGCATTTCCGATCTCGGCGGAACGTATGCGGCAGCGGCGGGCGATCTGGACGACGACGGCGATCTGGATGTTGCGCTCGTCAGCATGACGAACGACTGGTACACCCCGGGCACGGCCAGCGTGATCTGGCTGGAGAACGATGGCGAGCAGAACTTCACCAGCTGGCAGATCGATACCGATCCGATTCACCTGGTCACAGTCACCATTGGAGACATCAACGGGGATTCGCGGCTGGATGTGGTCGCCGGAGCTCTGAACTTCCGCAAACCTTACGAACGGGTTGGCGGTGTCTCCGCGTGGCTCGGTCAGGAGAAAGGAGGGGGCCGATGA